The proteins below come from a single Plantactinospora sp. KBS50 genomic window:
- a CDS encoding type 2 lanthipeptide synthetase LanM family protein — protein sequence MTEPPSSRRPDRPDVTPRPTGPTRDLPGSADVDVLAVLADTLREPVAAARDRLLHEVRTPPARPDVPGLSDVPGLPDVADLPGLADGFARELGIRLARLAARTFAAEFDRLQRGGDLAGSTGPQRFADFAHRLGHRGGLADLLARYRRLGRLVASTAADAVEVRAEILHRYVVDRPVLVRELLDGVDPGPLTEVRAGLGDPHQGGRSVARLTFGDGRQVIYKPRGIAAYQKLTELTGWLNRAVPGLELRTAATLSCGGYGYAEFIPHLPLADVRAAERFYRRAGALLALLHAVRGVDLHCENLIACGEHPVIVDAEALFHPELAAAGVPDDPARLLLGASVHRTGMLPSVQVGPSGVADCSGLSGQAGVPALERLDWVLAGADRDQLRPRARSGGGRLNMPRLRGRELDPSDHGAALLSGLRAGYDAIMNDRPGFRDLLAGCADVETRLVFRPTLTYALLLDGATHPDLLRDAAGAQRAFTVLSQHPAVDPLRRPLVQHEVADLLRGDIPVFTAVPDRRDVWASTGERLPDLLPSTGLADAAAVLSGMGAADRRDQEWIVSAALASRQPVDEHRPSAVLPGPIVGHEAGPDRLLTAACGIADQILARGVTDAGRVNWLGLEVVDGARWMVLPMGAALSNGYLGVALFLGQLAELTGLGRYREAALRAASAAGPLCESLAGRPDLAVHVGPGGYQGFGGICYGLSRLAVLLGDARLRDWLEAGIAAAGSAVGAPTGAPGPLGVAGGLAGCLAAMRAVHAELGLASAAALAATCADRLGEALPAGGPPAGGPLPAGYAEGHAGIAWARSAAGANPVAPGPTPAVPAVGVGAGAGVGAAVPSVDAGVPSTGADAASAGAAGSDPDAAPIEDFGWCRGVAGIVAAGGMPSGDERGRIVRRFAQRPVLRDLSLCHGELGITETLVVLAAADPDRSVQRVLRWRAGLVLDAIERFGPGCGTPHGVGTPGLFNGLAGIGYGLLRLGFPARVPSALLLEPGRTSTAVR from the coding sequence ATGACCGAGCCGCCGTCCAGCCGGCGTCCGGACCGTCCGGATGTCACCCCGCGCCCGACCGGGCCCACCCGGGACCTGCCCGGGTCCGCCGACGTCGACGTGCTGGCGGTGCTCGCCGACACGCTGCGCGAACCGGTCGCCGCCGCACGGGACCGGCTGCTGCACGAGGTGCGTACCCCGCCGGCCCGGCCCGACGTGCCCGGCCTGTCCGACGTGCCCGGCCTGCCCGACGTGGCCGACCTGCCCGGCCTGGCCGACGGGTTCGCGCGGGAACTGGGCATTCGGCTGGCCCGGCTGGCGGCCCGGACCTTCGCGGCCGAGTTCGACCGGCTTCAGCGCGGCGGCGACCTGGCCGGGTCGACCGGCCCGCAGCGGTTCGCCGACTTCGCGCATCGGCTCGGCCACCGCGGTGGCCTGGCCGACCTCCTCGCCCGGTACCGGCGGCTCGGCCGGCTGGTGGCCTCGACCGCCGCCGACGCCGTCGAGGTCCGGGCCGAGATCCTGCACCGGTACGTCGTGGACCGCCCGGTCCTCGTCCGCGAACTGCTGGACGGGGTGGACCCGGGACCGCTGACCGAGGTACGCGCCGGACTCGGCGACCCGCACCAGGGCGGCCGGTCGGTCGCCCGGCTCACCTTCGGCGACGGCCGTCAGGTGATCTACAAGCCGCGCGGGATCGCCGCGTACCAGAAGCTGACCGAGCTGACCGGGTGGCTCAACCGGGCGGTGCCCGGCCTGGAGTTGCGGACCGCGGCGACGCTGTCGTGCGGCGGGTACGGCTACGCGGAGTTCATCCCGCACCTGCCGCTGGCCGACGTGCGGGCGGCCGAGCGGTTCTACCGCCGGGCCGGGGCGCTGCTGGCCCTGCTGCATGCGGTGCGCGGGGTGGACCTGCACTGCGAGAACCTGATCGCCTGCGGCGAGCACCCGGTGATCGTCGACGCGGAGGCGCTGTTCCATCCCGAGCTCGCGGCGGCGGGGGTGCCCGACGACCCGGCCCGGCTGCTGCTCGGCGCCTCGGTGCACCGTACCGGCATGCTGCCCAGCGTCCAGGTGGGTCCGTCCGGGGTGGCGGACTGCTCGGGGCTCAGCGGCCAGGCCGGGGTGCCGGCGCTGGAGCGGCTGGACTGGGTGCTGGCCGGTGCCGACCGGGACCAGTTGCGACCGCGGGCGCGCTCGGGCGGCGGCCGGCTGAACATGCCCCGGCTGCGCGGGCGGGAACTCGACCCGAGCGATCACGGCGCCGCGCTGCTGTCCGGGCTGCGGGCCGGCTACGACGCGATCATGAACGACCGGCCGGGCTTCCGGGACCTGCTGGCCGGCTGTGCGGACGTCGAGACGCGGTTGGTGTTCCGCCCGACGCTCACGTACGCCCTGCTGCTGGACGGGGCAACCCACCCGGACCTGCTGCGCGACGCCGCCGGGGCGCAGCGGGCGTTCACGGTGCTGTCCCAGCACCCGGCGGTGGACCCGTTGCGCCGCCCGCTGGTCCAACACGAGGTGGCCGACCTGCTGCGGGGGGACATCCCGGTGTTCACCGCCGTCCCGGACCGGCGGGACGTGTGGGCCTCGACCGGCGAGCGCCTGCCCGACCTGCTGCCGTCCACCGGCCTGGCGGACGCCGCGGCGGTGCTGTCCGGGATGGGCGCGGCCGACCGGCGGGATCAGGAGTGGATCGTCTCGGCTGCGTTGGCGTCCCGGCAGCCGGTGGACGAGCACCGGCCGAGCGCCGTGCTGCCCGGCCCGATCGTCGGTCACGAGGCCGGGCCGGATCGGCTGCTCACCGCCGCCTGCGGGATCGCCGACCAGATCCTCGCCCGCGGCGTCACGGACGCCGGCCGGGTGAACTGGCTGGGGTTGGAGGTCGTCGACGGTGCCCGTTGGATGGTGCTGCCGATGGGCGCCGCGCTCTCGAACGGCTACCTGGGGGTGGCCCTGTTCCTCGGCCAGCTCGCCGAGCTGACCGGGCTCGGCCGGTACCGCGAGGCCGCGCTGCGTGCGGCGAGCGCCGCGGGTCCGCTCTGCGAGTCGCTGGCCGGCCGGCCGGACCTGGCGGTGCACGTGGGTCCCGGCGGCTACCAGGGGTTCGGCGGCATCTGTTATGGACTGTCCCGGCTCGCGGTGCTGCTCGGGGACGCCCGGTTGCGGGACTGGCTGGAGGCCGGCATCGCGGCCGCCGGGTCTGCGGTCGGGGCGCCCACCGGGGCGCCCGGCCCGCTGGGGGTGGCCGGTGGGCTCGCCGGCTGCCTGGCCGCGATGCGCGCCGTACACGCCGAACTCGGCCTGGCCTCCGCCGCGGCGCTCGCCGCGACCTGCGCGGACCGGCTGGGCGAGGCGCTGCCCGCCGGCGGCCCGCCGGCCGGCGGGCCACTGCCGGCCGGGTACGCGGAGGGCCACGCCGGCATCGCCTGGGCGCGCTCGGCGGCCGGTGCAAACCCGGTCGCGCCCGGCCCGACGCCGGCGGTGCCAGCGGTCGGCGTCGGTGCCGGTGCCGGTGTCGGTGCCGCGGTGCCGTCGGTCGATGCCGGGGTGCCGTCGACCGGTGCCGACGCGGCGTCGGCGGGCGCGGCGGGGTCCGATCCGGACGCCGCGCCGATCGAGGACTTCGGCTGGTGCCGCGGGGTCGCCGGCATCGTCGCGGCCGGCGGGATGCCGAGCGGCGACGAGCGCGGGCGGATCGTCCGCCGGTTCGCGCAACGGCCGGTGTTGCGGGATCTCAGCCTGTGCCACGGCGAGCTGGGTATCACCGAGACGCTGGTGGTGCTGGCCGCGGCCGATCCGGACCGGTCGGTGCAGCGGGTGCTGCGCTGGCGGGCCGGTCTGGTGCTGGACGCCATCGAACGGTTCGGGCCGGGTTGCGGTACCCCGCACGGGGTCGGCACGCCCGGGCTGTTCAACGGACTTGCCGGCATCGGCTACGGGCTGCTGCGCCTCGGGTTCCCGGCACGGGTGCCCTCGGCGCTGCTGCTGGAGCCGGGCCGGACGAGCACGGCAGTGCGATGA
- a CDS encoding MbtH family NRPS accessory protein translates to MVEDKTDERTYQVVVNDEEQYSIWLADRDLPPGWRAEGTSGDRAACLAHIDEVWTDMRPLSLRRQMAAQAG, encoded by the coding sequence ATGGTCGAGGACAAGACGGACGAGCGAACCTATCAGGTGGTCGTCAACGACGAGGAGCAGTACTCGATCTGGCTGGCCGACCGGGACCTCCCGCCGGGATGGCGGGCCGAGGGCACCAGCGGGGACCGTGCCGCCTGCCTCGCGCACATCGACGAGGTGTGGACCGACATGCGACCGTTGAGCCTGCGCCGGCAGATGGCGGCCCAGGCCGGCTGA
- the sbnA gene encoding 2,3-diaminopropionate biosynthesis protein SbnA: MKTPAFTSGITGTVGSTPLVELTRLAENSTVRVFAKLEAYNPGGSIKDRSALEMIRHGIATGRIVPGRSVVVESSSGNLGIGLAQVCAYFGIRFICVVDPRTNVQNIAIMRALGAEVEVVTRTDPVTGEYLPVRIRRVRELAAKLPGGYWPDQYSNPRNPRAHHTTMREIVEALSGPPDLLFCATSSCGTLRGCAEYSRKNGLGIRIVAVDAVGSTIFGNPVGPRLIPGHGAAVRPALYRDGLADEVVHVDDAGAVVGCRRLAGQEAILAGGSSGAVVTALERSLDRIPPGSTCVLVFPDRGERYLDTIYDDDWVRSRFGDISHLWKQDATVMETSAY; the protein is encoded by the coding sequence ATGAAGACGCCGGCATTCACCAGCGGGATAACCGGCACGGTCGGTTCGACCCCGCTCGTCGAGCTGACCAGGCTCGCCGAGAACAGCACCGTGCGGGTATTCGCCAAGTTGGAGGCCTACAACCCGGGCGGCAGCATCAAGGACCGGTCCGCGCTGGAGATGATCCGGCACGGCATCGCCACCGGGCGCATCGTCCCGGGCCGTTCGGTGGTGGTCGAGTCCAGTTCGGGCAACCTGGGTATCGGTCTGGCCCAGGTGTGTGCGTACTTCGGGATCCGGTTCATCTGCGTGGTCGACCCGCGGACGAACGTCCAGAACATCGCCATCATGCGGGCGCTGGGCGCCGAGGTCGAGGTCGTCACCCGTACCGATCCGGTCACCGGGGAGTATCTGCCGGTGCGGATCCGGCGGGTCCGCGAGCTGGCGGCCAAGCTACCGGGCGGCTACTGGCCGGACCAGTATTCCAATCCGCGCAACCCGAGGGCCCACCACACCACCATGCGGGAGATCGTGGAGGCGCTGTCCGGCCCGCCGGACCTGCTCTTCTGCGCCACCAGTTCGTGCGGGACGCTGCGCGGCTGTGCCGAGTACTCCCGCAAGAACGGGCTGGGCATCCGGATCGTGGCGGTGGACGCGGTCGGCAGCACCATCTTCGGCAATCCGGTGGGGCCGCGGCTGATCCCCGGGCACGGCGCGGCGGTACGCCCCGCGCTGTACCGGGACGGCCTGGCCGACGAGGTGGTGCACGTCGACGACGCGGGCGCGGTGGTGGGCTGCCGGCGGCTGGCCGGGCAGGAGGCGATCCTGGCCGGCGGTTCGTCGGGGGCCGTGGTGACCGCGCTGGAGCGTAGCCTCGACCGGATCCCGCCGGGCTCCACCTGCGTGCTGGTCTTCCCGGACCGCGGCGAGCGGTACCTGGACACGATCTACGACGACGACTGGGTCCGGTCGCGCTTCGGCGACATCTCCCATCTGTGGAAGCAGGATGCCACGGTGATGGAGACCAGCGCGTACTGA
- a CDS encoding TauD/TfdA family dioxygenase, giving the protein MRSPVTPVAHAEAGPDLALPFVVSPDVPRLPISHPDALDTPAIRRRLRTHGAVLLRGFDIGGVDGFDGAVRTLAGTPLAYTERSSPRSTIKGQIYTSTDYPPGEEIFLHNENSYQARWPLTLFFHCVRPPETLGATPLADTREVLRSIDPAVRDEFAARGWMVVRNFSDGYGVPWQQAFGTDDRAAVEAYCTANGMVPEWVGRNSLRTRARRRAVHRHPVTGETVWFNHLTFFHVTTLAPDVCAALREMVDEADLPTNSYYGDGATIPDDVVAHLRDCYRAAQRRFDWQRDDLLLVDNMLAAHGREPFTGPRRIAVAMAEAYDDEDTGGDRDGQS; this is encoded by the coding sequence ATGCGCTCTCCAGTCACGCCGGTCGCGCATGCCGAAGCCGGACCTGACCTGGCCCTGCCCTTCGTCGTGTCGCCGGACGTACCCCGCCTGCCCATCAGCCACCCCGACGCCCTGGACACGCCCGCCATCCGGCGCCGCCTGCGCACGCACGGGGCCGTGCTGCTGCGCGGCTTCGACATCGGCGGGGTGGACGGGTTCGACGGCGCCGTCCGGACCCTCGCCGGCACGCCGCTGGCCTACACCGAACGGTCCTCACCGCGCAGCACGATCAAGGGACAGATCTACACCTCGACCGACTACCCGCCGGGCGAGGAGATCTTCCTGCACAACGAGAACTCGTACCAGGCGCGCTGGCCGCTGACGCTGTTCTTCCACTGCGTACGGCCACCCGAGACGCTCGGCGCCACCCCGCTTGCCGACACCCGCGAGGTGCTGCGCTCGATCGACCCGGCCGTCCGCGACGAGTTCGCGGCCCGCGGCTGGATGGTGGTCCGCAACTTCTCCGACGGGTACGGGGTGCCCTGGCAGCAGGCGTTCGGCACCGACGACCGGGCGGCCGTCGAGGCGTACTGCACGGCCAACGGCATGGTTCCGGAGTGGGTCGGCCGCAACAGCCTGCGCACCCGCGCCCGGCGCCGGGCCGTGCACCGGCACCCGGTGACCGGCGAGACGGTGTGGTTCAACCACCTCACCTTCTTCCACGTCACCACGCTGGCCCCGGACGTCTGCGCCGCGCTGCGGGAGATGGTGGACGAGGCCGACCTGCCGACGAACAGCTACTACGGCGACGGCGCGACCATCCCCGACGACGTGGTCGCGCACCTGCGGGACTGCTACCGGGCCGCCCAGCGCCGCTTCGACTGGCAGCGGGACGACCTGCTGCTGGTGGACAACATGCTGGCCGCGCACGGCCGGGAACCGTTCACCGGGCCACGCCGGATCGCGGTGGCGATGGCCGAGGCGTACGACGACGAAGACACCGGAGGCGACCGTGACGGCCAGTCCTGA
- a CDS encoding AAA family ATPase, translating into MLTRARAGRGGTMFVAGAGGIGKSRLAAAAADAAFAADMCLLRGRGSAVGLAVPFRSLTEALLSLVRSGDPIDVAELGPYRHALGRLIPDWADGPADPGSGSLMVLAEAVLRLTALAGRDRGCLIVLDDLQDAEVETLAVVEYLADNLDRQATMLLCTVRTEPCPALDLAHAAQQRGTATVATLPPLSAADLRELAASCLDCPPEDLPQSLVDRLSSDSAGNPLFAEELLAAIVNSGQLVHEGQTWTLSESVRPSVPDTLVRTVGRRVEQLDPAARDLLSIGAVLGKRFPLGLVQAVSGLDDRTLLNHLHGEVASQLVAPDEQTPGWYAFQHPLFGEAVLQALTPGHRVELAQRAAAAVEAAYPGLPDEWCQVTASLRIQAQEPAAAARHYLEAGRRALAQGAASSAVDLLDRARELLEGDPDQLVHAAVVEALASALAEAGLMERALDLAGRLDEVPDRLDRRRRSALHTRLAWAANVAGRTEDGLNQVALARAALGPQPSDEDTAPIDVVEAHVLLDRPGPENLAIVEAMTRRAAAVAEAVPLPVVACQAWQLLGALTRGRDLAEATACLERARAIAVRHGLPIWEIHALVRLGHDEALRDGGIELLEQTRQAALNCGAVTAGFHAETNLALHLVLRGEFETAAELIDRSLGATMRLKLIETTQLLLLSRAILGAHQGRRREMNDALAEFRRWDGVPDHHAARVYGLARTFCALLEEDRDRALDELDRGRHGGDANVSAHLGGESGIGPLLRILTTEDRCTGYAPDATAQPAGELRWNRQFALLARAVLAGRAGRPAEADTLVGEALRAAAPYAMARHLGLRLAGEAALADGWGDPVPWLRTAEEYFHQLNVVPVASACRALLRKAGAVVNQRRTGAEDLPRELREAGVTVREYEVLCLLVDRLGNREIANRLHLSPRTVEKHVASLIAKTGQANRIVLGEFATRLVG; encoded by the coding sequence ATGCTGACCCGGGCGCGCGCCGGGCGGGGCGGGACGATGTTTGTCGCCGGAGCCGGCGGCATCGGCAAGTCCCGCCTCGCCGCGGCCGCCGCCGACGCGGCGTTCGCGGCCGACATGTGCCTGCTGCGCGGTCGCGGCAGCGCGGTCGGGCTCGCCGTGCCGTTCCGCTCGCTCACCGAGGCGCTGCTGTCGCTGGTACGCAGCGGCGACCCGATCGACGTGGCGGAACTCGGCCCGTACCGGCACGCGCTCGGCCGGCTCATCCCCGACTGGGCGGACGGCCCGGCCGACCCCGGCAGCGGCTCCCTGATGGTGCTCGCCGAGGCGGTGCTGCGGCTGACCGCGCTGGCCGGGCGGGACCGCGGATGCCTGATCGTGCTGGACGACCTCCAGGACGCCGAGGTGGAGACGCTGGCCGTGGTGGAGTACCTGGCCGACAACCTGGACCGGCAGGCCACCATGCTGCTCTGCACGGTCCGCACCGAACCCTGCCCGGCCCTCGACCTGGCACACGCCGCGCAGCAGCGCGGCACCGCCACGGTGGCCACGCTGCCGCCGCTGAGCGCCGCGGACCTGCGCGAACTGGCCGCCTCCTGCCTGGACTGCCCACCCGAGGACCTGCCGCAGTCCCTGGTCGACCGGCTCTCCAGCGACAGCGCCGGCAACCCGCTGTTCGCCGAGGAACTGCTCGCGGCGATCGTCAACAGCGGCCAGCTCGTCCACGAGGGACAGACCTGGACGCTGTCCGAATCGGTCCGCCCGAGCGTCCCGGACACCCTCGTGCGTACCGTGGGCCGCCGGGTCGAGCAGCTCGACCCGGCCGCACGCGACCTGCTGTCCATCGGCGCCGTGCTGGGCAAACGCTTCCCGCTGGGGCTGGTGCAGGCGGTCTCCGGCCTCGACGACCGGACGCTGCTCAACCACCTGCACGGCGAGGTCGCCAGCCAGCTCGTCGCGCCGGACGAGCAGACACCCGGCTGGTACGCCTTCCAGCACCCGCTGTTCGGCGAGGCGGTGCTCCAGGCGCTGACCCCCGGACACCGGGTGGAACTGGCCCAGCGCGCCGCCGCGGCGGTCGAGGCCGCCTATCCGGGTCTGCCGGACGAGTGGTGCCAGGTCACCGCCTCGCTGCGGATCCAGGCCCAGGAACCGGCCGCCGCCGCCCGGCACTACCTGGAGGCCGGCCGGCGGGCGCTGGCCCAGGGCGCCGCGTCCTCGGCCGTCGACCTGCTCGACCGGGCCCGCGAACTGCTGGAGGGCGACCCGGACCAGCTCGTCCACGCCGCCGTGGTCGAGGCGCTGGCATCCGCGCTGGCCGAGGCCGGCCTGATGGAACGGGCCCTCGACCTGGCCGGCCGGCTCGACGAGGTGCCCGACCGGCTGGACCGGCGCCGCCGGTCCGCGCTGCACACCCGGCTCGCCTGGGCGGCCAACGTCGCCGGCCGCACCGAGGACGGGCTCAACCAGGTGGCACTCGCCCGGGCCGCCCTCGGCCCGCAGCCGAGCGACGAGGACACCGCGCCGATCGACGTGGTCGAGGCGCACGTCCTGCTGGACCGGCCCGGGCCGGAAAACCTGGCGATCGTCGAGGCGATGACCCGGCGCGCCGCCGCGGTGGCCGAGGCGGTGCCGCTGCCCGTGGTGGCCTGCCAGGCGTGGCAGTTGCTGGGTGCCCTGACCCGCGGCCGGGACCTGGCCGAGGCGACCGCCTGCCTCGAACGGGCCCGAGCCATCGCCGTCCGGCACGGCCTGCCGATCTGGGAGATCCACGCCCTGGTCCGGCTCGGCCACGACGAGGCGCTGCGCGACGGCGGCATCGAACTGCTGGAACAGACCCGGCAGGCGGCGCTGAACTGCGGCGCGGTGACCGCCGGCTTCCACGCCGAGACCAACCTCGCGCTGCACCTGGTGCTGCGCGGCGAGTTCGAGACGGCCGCCGAGCTGATCGACCGCTCCCTCGGCGCCACCATGCGGCTCAAGCTCATCGAGACCACCCAACTGCTGCTGCTCTCCCGGGCCATCCTCGGCGCCCACCAGGGCCGGCGCCGGGAGATGAACGACGCCCTGGCCGAGTTCCGGCGCTGGGACGGGGTGCCCGACCACCACGCGGCCCGGGTGTACGGCCTGGCGCGGACCTTCTGCGCGCTGCTGGAGGAGGACCGCGACCGCGCCCTCGACGAGCTGGACCGCGGCCGGCACGGCGGCGACGCCAACGTCAGCGCCCACCTCGGCGGCGAGAGCGGCATCGGCCCGCTGCTGCGGATCCTCACCACCGAGGACCGGTGCACCGGGTACGCGCCGGACGCCACCGCGCAGCCCGCCGGCGAACTGCGCTGGAACCGGCAGTTCGCCCTGCTCGCGCGTGCGGTGCTGGCCGGCCGGGCGGGCCGGCCCGCCGAGGCGGACACCCTCGTCGGGGAGGCGCTGCGGGCCGCCGCGCCGTACGCGATGGCCCGGCACCTCGGCCTGCGCCTGGCCGGCGAGGCCGCGCTCGCCGACGGCTGGGGCGATCCGGTGCCCTGGCTGCGCACCGCCGAGGAATACTTCCACCAGCTCAACGTCGTCCCGGTGGCCAGCGCCTGCCGGGCGCTGCTGCGCAAGGCCGGCGCGGTGGTCAACCAGCGCCGCACCGGGGCCGAGGACCTGCCCCGGGAACTGCGCGAGGCGGGCGTCACCGTGCGGGAGTACGAGGTCCTCTGCCTGCTCGTCGACCGGCTCGGCAACCGGGAGATCGCCAACCGGCTGCACCTGTCCCCGCGTACCGTCGAGAAGCACGTGGCCAGCCTGATCGCCAAGACCGGCCAGGCCAACCGGATCGTGCTGGGGGAGTTCGCCACCCGGCTCGTCGGCTGA